Proteins encoded in a region of the Quercus lobata isolate SW786 chromosome 8, ValleyOak3.0 Primary Assembly, whole genome shotgun sequence genome:
- the LOC115958555 gene encoding condensin complex subunit 2-like codes for MAVEPLSPKPTAQRGTTTNRLQSPNSPLFLGSNDDQLERAQARAARAAANRRVAPTTTSAATNTTTTDPYLSKEQIVDLFHNCIKLASENKINQKNTWELKLIDHLSEIIKVESENDTETNFQKASCTLEAGVKIYSVRVDSVHSEAYKVLGGINRAGIEDEQETILDGDNGQDTAHSKKETARKISPLSTLESSFEALNVKKFDVAFSVDPLYHQTSAQFDEGGAKGLLLNNLGVYGGCRVLFDSFEVPGKCKSCSSQNDTSDMVDLSFAKESIEQMVVNMRASNEISPTLKEIIFQFDKDNQRPSQTFNVGQQSDATADAYDANEVDFDSNLFGNNDAWTFDHEAETSSVNQSSSFGDPSFQSHEESDPYTMCEPDVGDRFEKVSMFLFQGLGITSKQNAWAGPDHWKYRRSKGSEDTPAPESGSTITNKRMKKKILTEVDIDFTNSLNKEVDDIFLPPKNPKSLLLPANRAPTSNRLPDDCHYQPENLVKLFLLPNVLCLGKRTWKFSDANSWQGNNDFGEALPSWDNESVLSGQYDDGCVHNDVEEIDGLVSQPRRVNKIEVQYDKTSKQVDVHALKETLWGQIQESTEVPEPVCEDTISFRHLLSTFPAECQAAAPEDISPHLCFICLLHLANEHGLSIHDCPTLDDLRICLPSSF; via the exons ATGGCTGTGGAACCGTTAAGCCCTAAGCCAACAGCGCAGAGAGGTACAACCACCAACCGTCTCCAATCACCGAACAGCCCGTTATTTCTGGGCTCCAACGACGACCAACTCGAACGCGCCCAGGCACGCGCTGCACGCGCCGCCGCCAATCGCCGCGTTGCCCCTACCACCACCTCTGCCGCCACCAACACCACAACAACCGACCCTTACCTTAGCAAAGAACAGATCGTCGACTTGTTCCACAATTGCATTAAGCTCGCCAGCGAAAAT AAAATAAACCAGAAGAACACTTGGGAGCTGAAGCTTATTGATCATCTTAGTGAGATTATCAAAGTTGAATCTGAAAATGATACGGAGACTAATTTTCAAAAG GCAAGTTGCACATTGGAAGCAGGGGTGAAAATTTACTCAGTGAGGGTTGATTCAGTGCACTCGGAAGCATATAAGGTTTTGGGAGGGATCAACAGAGCTGGAATAGAAGATGAACAAG AAACTATTTTAGATGGTGACAATGGGCAGGACACGGCTCACTCTAAGAAAGAGACTGCGAGGAAG ATTTCACCACTGTCAACATTGGAATCCTCTTTTGAAGCTCTTAATGTAAAGAAATTTGATG ttGCATTTTCAGTGGATCCACTATATCATCAGACATCTGCACAATTTGATGAAGGTGGAGCCAAAGGTCTTCTACTGAATAACCTTGGAGTGTATGGAGGATGTCGGGTactttttgattcttttgaagTACCAGGGAAGTGCAAATCATGTTCATCCCAAAATGATACTTCTGATATGGTTGATCTCTCTTTTGCCAAAG agtCCATTGAGCAGATGGTGGTGAACATGCGTGCATCAAATGAAATTTCTCCTACTCTCAAGGAGATTATCTTTCAATTTGATAAGGATAATCAAAGGCCATCACAAACATTCAATGTCGGTCAGCAATCAGATGCGACTGCTGATGCATATGATGCTAATGAAGTTGATTTTGATTCTAATTTATTTGGGAATAATGATGCATGGACCTTTGATCACGAGGCTGAGACAAGTTCTGTTAACCAGAGCTCCAGTTTTGGAGATCCTAGTTTTCAAAGTCATGAG GAGAGTGATCCCTATACAATGTGTGAACCTGATGTGGGTGACAGATTCGAGAAAGTTTCCATGTTTCTGTTTCAAGGGCTTGGAATCACTTCAAAACAAAATGCATGGGCAGGTCCTGATCATTGGAAGTACCGGAGGTCTAAGG GTTCAGAGGATACTCCTGCCCCAGAAAGTGGATCAACCATCACAAAtaagagaatgaagaagaaaatccTCACTGAAGTTGACATTGACTTCACAAATTCCTTGAACAAGGAAGTGGATGATATCTTTCTTCCCCCCAAAAATCCAAAGTCCTTACTTTTACCTGCAAATAGAGCACCAACTAGTAACAGACTTCCAGATGATTGCCATTATCAACCTGAGAATCTTGTCAAATTGTTTCTTCTTCCCAATGTTCTG TGCCTTGGGAAGAGAACATGGAAATTTTCAG ATGCTAACTCATGGCAAGGAAACAATGATTTTGGTGAAGCGTTGCCATCATGGGACAATGAGAGTGTGCTTAGTGGTCAATATGATGATGGATGTGTTCATAATGATGTGGAGGAGATAGATGGACTTGTCTCTCAACCTCGCCGG GTAAACAAAATTGAAGTTCAATATGACAAAACTTCAAAACAAGTTGATGTACATGCATTGAAGGAAACTCTTTGGGGTCAGATTCAAGAATCTACTGAAGTTCCTGAGCCA GTGTGCGAAGATACAATTTCTTTCAGACATCTCTTGTCCACCTTTCCTGCCGAATGCCAAGCTGCTGCTCCAGAGGATATCTCTCCCCATTTGTGTTTCATCTGCCTATTGCATTTGGCCAATGAGCATGGTTTAAGCATCCATGATTGCCCCACTCTAGATGATCTCAGAATATGTCTTCCGTCTTCTTTCTGA
- the LOC115958181 gene encoding uncharacterized protein LOC115958181: MNKFKKSQVVMLFLLAVLLIITPLLSSSLRPTYLYFVINILIIALGAEAGLLSSFSNPSEDRKQTVLAAPKPLASSEVSPDNGVVRTTNDKVVAPASTEKKAKVVEKSASEKFVGSVKIDKVTKCPSMPSLFFIGGGESEAEDVAEEAYAEEEVKGEEKDGEEEVSEQELFTKAETFIGNFYKQLKMQREDSWKRIHGFYQKAF; this comes from the coding sequence ATGAACAAATTCAAGAAATCTCAAGTTGTAATGCTCTTCCTTCTAGCTGTTCTTCTCATTATCACACCTCTCTTGTCCTCTTCACTAAGGCCTACTTACCTCTACTTTGTAATTAACATACTCATTATCGCCCTCGGGGCCGAGGCAGGCCTTCTTTCATCCTTCTCCAACCCTTCTGAGGACAGAAAGCAGACTGTTTTGGCTGCACCAAAACCTTTGGCATCCTCAGAAGTCTCTCCTGATAATGGTGTTGTTCGGACCACTAATGACAAAGTAGTTGCGCCTGCAAGTACTGAAAAGAAGGCTAAAGTTGTCGAGAAATCTGCCTCTGAGAAATTTGTAGGATCTGTGAAAATTGATAAGGTTACAAAGTGTCCCTCCATGCCAAGCCTTTTCTTCATAGGAGGTGGAGAGAGTGAAGCTGAAGATGTGGCTGAGGAAGCTTATGctgaagaagaagtaaaaggagaagaaaaagatggGGAGGAGGAGGTCAGTGAGCAAGAGCTGTTTACTAAAGCCGAGACTTTTATTGGGAACTTCTACAAGCAGTTGAAGATGCAGAGAGAGGATTCGTGGAAGAGGATTCATGGGTTCTATCAGAAGGCCTTTTGA